From Candidatus Omnitrophota bacterium, a single genomic window includes:
- the alr gene encoding alanine racemase, producing MGEIIDIKIKRYSRQTWAEVDLSSLGFNLKQIKNILSSETKIMPIVKADAYGHGLVEVSRYLVSQGTEQLGIATVDEGIELRENGLGISLFLLGNIFPEEAEAVIEYNLIPTLCNLEVAQRLNEVAQEKNIFVKTHVKIDTGMGRIGVSYKEAKEFFLKIKEFSHLVIEGLWTHFASAEDDSFTSLQLTRFNFVLESLKQLGIGFNYIHTANSMALFRNRETHFNLVRPGITLYGVYPDVSLREIVELKPAMSLKTKIVFLKKVYQGEPISYGRTFFTQRESLIATLPIGYGDGYNWLLSNKGRVLVRGQYAPIVGRVCMDQIMVDVTDIPGVSLGDEVVLLGRQGDLEITAEDLAELSGTISYEVLCRIGSRVPRIYKGV from the coding sequence ATGGGAGAGATTATTGATATAAAAATAAAAAGATATAGTCGGCAAACCTGGGCAGAGGTTGATTTGTCTTCTTTAGGATTTAATCTTAAGCAGATAAAAAACATTTTATCTTCCGAGACAAAGATTATGCCCATTGTTAAAGCAGATGCCTATGGGCATGGTTTGGTTGAGGTAAGTAGGTATCTTGTCTCACAAGGAACAGAACAGTTGGGGATTGCGACGGTAGATGAAGGAATTGAATTAAGAGAAAATGGATTAGGCATATCTTTGTTTCTATTAGGCAATATTTTCCCTGAAGAGGCCGAAGCAGTTATTGAATACAATCTTATTCCTACTTTGTGTAACTTAGAAGTAGCCCAAAGGCTCAATGAAGTAGCCCAAGAAAAAAATATTTTTGTAAAAACACATGTTAAGATTGATACGGGGATGGGAAGAATTGGAGTCTCTTATAAAGAAGCAAAGGAATTTTTCTTAAAAATTAAAGAATTTTCTCATTTAGTTATAGAAGGTCTCTGGACGCATTTTGCCTCCGCAGAAGATGACTCTTTTACTAGTCTTCAGCTTACAAGATTTAATTTTGTTTTAGAAAGTTTGAAACAATTAGGAATTGGCTTTAACTATATCCATACCGCAAATTCCATGGCTCTATTTAGAAATAGAGAAACACATTTTAATTTAGTTAGACCGGGAATTACTCTTTATGGAGTTTATCCCGATGTTTCTTTAAGAGAAATTGTAGAGTTAAAGCCAGCAATGAGTTTAAAGACAAAGATTGTTTTTTTAAAAAAAGTTTATCAAGGAGAGCCAATTAGTTATGGAAGGACATTTTTTACTCAGAGAGAAAGTCTTATCGCTACCTTACCTATTGGTTACGGAGATGGATATAATTGGCTTCTATCCAATAAAGGAAGAGTATTAGTAAGGGGTCAATATGCTCCTATTGTAGGAAGGGTTTGCATGGACCAGATAATGGTTGATGTGACTGATATCCCCGGAGTTTCTTTAGGAGATGAGGTAGTTTTATTGGGTAGGCAAGGAGATTTAGAAATTACTGCTGAAGATCTAGCA